TGCCGTTGGCCAAACATCTGTATACAATCTAAGAAATGCAAACATTATCAGAAACTTTCAGTGTCATACACAACTCTTTCCTACTATCAACCATAACGGAATGGAATCAATTACCACTAGATCTGCGAAACTCTCCCacactagccatctttaaaaggaGACTCTTTTCTGGAGGACATAAAGCCCCCGACCACTACTATGTTGGAGACCGCAAATACCAAATTCTCCATTGCAGACTCAGAACACATTGTAATGAAGACCTCTTTTCCAAAAACATCGTTAATAGCCCACTATGTACATGTGGAGAGGTTGAAAATACATACCACTATTTCTTCAACTGTCCTATTTACACAAGAGAGCGCACGGAATTATTCAACAGCGTCCAACTAATTTCCAACATAACACTACATACTTTGCTTTATGGTAATACATCAatcacaaacacacaaaataattctatctttctaCACGTACAAAAATACATACAGCAAACAAACAGATTTAAAACATAACACGACTCCAAATTATCTAATTTCTTATTTCAGACCCTTTATGAGTATGATATAAGTCCGTCAAACATAACCAAGTGCTTTAAAGTGACCGCTACAACCTATCTTTTCTTGCTTCTTGCTTTTCTGTCCTTTCTTTCCTGTACGATCTCATAGATATGTTTTTGTCTTTACATTTgctttaaatattaaatgaatacacatatatttattttccttcattttatgtCTAACCGGTCTACATACAATACTGTTTATTGTGAAGTTAACATGTTACCGaaacaaaataccaaaatacgCAAGGAGAGAGTTTaaataagcttggctttctactcaatccttcatgctgtaactatgtaacgtttcatgttgtaaatatatatgaataaaatattgtttaaacaaacagttaactgctgtaactgttgtcagtagcagcagttaactaaTGTAACTGCTGGAAATGGTATCCGTTAACTGATTCATCAGTGGATAGTTATAACAGTTAGATATTGTAACTTACGACAGAAGTGAAAGTcaattgttgtcagtgtttacCGTAGTAGCAGTAAACTGAAGTAACGGCTCATATTTGGTAGAATTTCCATTCATGACTGCGTTTTTTATTTAACCAAATCATATTTTTCAAACACAGCATAAAATTGTACGCTGTAAGTTAATAACAACACAATAGAAATCCGAGAAGGCGTTTCAAAACGCATATATATGATCTCCCTTTGATGCATGCGTTTTGCAGCATCTGTTCACTTTTCGCCCAATGTGGCGGACACCAGTTAACAAGCGTTAACAAGCGTTGCAGTCAACCATAACACAACATTTTATCGGTGTTGACTTCAAACAAAACTCGAATATCTGAACATACTTAACCGAATTAACCTTTGTTCTAgtacaagagctcatagaacacgaaatgccacccttgatgtattcagtaactgcacaaggaacagaaattatttgacctctgtgcactggacgtttgacgtactgacctcagaTCAGTAATTATAGGTTATTTACCAATCATAAGTAACCTCCGTattaaatgtgatcttagacaaaagcattctctagacatttggcaaaaaagttctacttttccggatcactgtgacctttgacctactgatctcgtTATTCATTCagatatacaataacaataggaaaatggcttacaaaataagaatacgcttaaaatgaaatttgttgtAGTACTAGTACTTTTTTgtgattaaatattttttcctaaatTAGAAACATCtctttctgaaattttgatgcacaaagTCTGCGCGTAAAATGGGCGGTGGTTGGGGTTAAGACAATAGAGCGAAAACAGAGTCGGGGACGGAGACCCCGCCCCCCGTATTTTTCcttcattttacagtaaaataaatttatatgataaacttagttttaaaaaaaaaaacttagtcaTTCTGCCAGAAAAATAAAtcatgttatcaaggatgcaagTTGTTTTTGAATTTCTCGCTCATTACGAATTCTTTGCCTTAAGCTGTAACAAAATTCCATTAATCTCTAAAAGGACCAAATGTTATAGAAACACCAATGTTAGTCCAGAATGTTTTACGTCCACAGCATGACACCTAAAGACTGCTGTTATGAATTTAtctttatttagttatttattcatttatctatttatttattttgtttgggttaacgccgcaccgacacaattataggccatattgcgactttccagctttgatggtggaggaagaccacaggtgcccctccgtgcattatttcattaagagcaggcacctgggtagaaccaccggccttccgtaagccagcttgatggcttcctcacttgaagaatttaACGGCCCGagtgtggctcgaacccacattgatgagggacaagtgatttgaagtcagcgaccttaaccactcggccacgggggCCCTGCTGTTATGAAAGTTTACAAAAACGTATGGACGATTAGaacgcaaaaaaaacaaaataaggcgtaaaaaatttgtttatttccagtatcccgacctaccctaaatttttggcccgacccttaaTGTTtatatggccttggagaataggtttttcaactttttaacaaaaagttgcaaaactgcacttcttttgctttaaacatggtcagtgatgttagaaatcaacttcctgatgctctaaaggcataatccccttatttgaattaattttttgaaacaaaaataatttccgaaaagtctcccttaataaaaacaagaggaccatgatggtcctgaatcgctcacctgttcccacatgacccagtttcgagtatgacgtcgtttttttctattatttaacatagtgacctagtttttgagctcatgtgacccagttttgaacttgacctagatatcatcaagataaaaattctgaccaattttcatgaagttccattgaaaaatatggcctctagagaggtcacaaggtttttctattatatgacctattgacctagttttcgaaggtacatgaccctgttttgaacttgacctagatatcatcacagtaaaaattctcactaattttcatgaagatctattgaaaaatatggcctctagagatgtcacaaggtttttctatttttatacttactggcctagttcttgaccgcatgtgacccagtttagaaaatgccttagatatcgtcaaggtaaacattcagaccaattttcatgaagatccattgaaaaatatggcctctagagaggtcaaaagatttttctaattttagacctactgacctagtttttgactgcagttgacccagtttcaaacttgacctatatatcatcaagataaacattcagaccaactttcatacagatcccatgaaaaatatggcctctagagaggtcacaaggttttttcattatttgacctactgacctactttttgacagcacgtgactcactttctaacctgacctagatatcatcaagatgaacgttctgacaaatttttatgaagatccattcacaagtatggcctgtagagaggtcacaaggttttttctattttaagacctactgacctagtttttgactgcacatgatccagtttcgaacttgaccagaatatcatcaagatgaacaattagatcaacattcatacagatcccataaaaaatatggcctttagagaggtcacaaggtttttctattatttgacctactgacctagattttgatggcacgtaacccagtttcgaacctgacctagatatcatcaagatgaacattctgaccaatttttatgaagatcttgtgaaatatatggcctctagcttggtcacaaggtttttctatttttagacctactgaactagtttttgaccgcacgtaacccagtttcaaacttgacctagatatcatcaaggtgaacattctgaccaactttcataaagattccatgaaaaatgtgacctctagggtggtcacaagcaaaagtttacgcacgcacggacgcacgcacggacgcacggacgacggacgccggacgctgcgtgatcacaaaagctcaccttgtcactatgtgacaggtgagctaaaaataaaaacaaaaaaattccgacctacctaccctattatttttgagcatgttaccggtaacaaagaatatttttaggcctaatagcacatttgatttcatttagtcaagttttatttaatttcaagcttcagatatatacatttttatattatactgTCATGATCAGAAAATAAATCggttaaatgaaattaaaaagtcGATGAACCATTCAGATTAAGTTGAACTCAGTTATGTTTAGTAGCTACAACGTccttaaaatgcaaaataagaaGAACATATAGAGAAGATCAATCAATACGTTTAAGTAGATTGCGTTATGTTTATTGAAACGCACGTCGTGTTACTTTACATTCCATTTAGTGTTTTGACTGTTACTTTcttgacaaaaaatgtaaataaaactgtaaaacgcGCATGACTCGGTGACAAAACATCTACCATTCCAAGTGGTTTGATGCACCAATTGTACTCTTTGCCCGCATAAAAGGGGTTATCTATCTACTGACCAGTAATTATCATATTGTGCGTTTAAACCGGGTCTATAACCTGATACTAGATagttatcctatgaagtttgaggaCCGTAGACTCTTCAGCCTAGTTTCCGTGTCGGGCTAGGTCACTGTGTCCTAGCctttaaatatacttttcaaaaatacaaatgagccacgccacgagaaaaccaacatagtgcatttgcgaccagcatggatccagaccagcctgcgcatccgcgcagtctggtcaggatccatgttgttcgctttcaaagcctattgaatttagagaaactgttagcgaacatcattgatcctgacaagactgcgcatatgcgcagaggctggtctggattcatgctggtcgcaaatgcactatcttggttttctcatgtctcGGTTCAAATGATGTACGAATGACAGGAAAACTGTCCTAGACTGTGGTTAACTGATGTTTAAGATGGTACAACAGCAATTAACTGCTGTAACTATTGGCAACTGCTATAACGATTGACAGAGTTATAGTTAATTACGTATAGCTTTAATAgatgttaactgctgtaactgttgACAGTAGTTACAATTAACGGATGTTACATCTGACCGTACTTGAAATTAACTGCCCTGACTTTTGACAGTAGTAGAAGTTAGCTGCTGTAACTGTTGACAACAGTAAATGTTATGTGatgtgaaaagttaaatgatgTTATTGACTGGCAGTTGTTTTAATGGCTGAAAGTACTATTTTCTGTTGTAAGTGCTGAAGGTAGTAACAGTTAACCGACTTTTAACTGTTAAGAGCGTTATATTGTTTGCAGCAGTAACAGTTAATTACTGCTGTAACAGTTGGCAGAAGTAGCAGTAAATTGACGTTACGTCTCGCAGAAGTAGGCTTCTATAGTGGTTATGTGATGTTACTGATCTACAGCCTTCATTCCATACGttctacaaaacatttttaaccttttttacaGGGATACTGTAAACACATTATTGTTTCAGGCAGTTTAATTTAAAGGtcaatttttacaaaaacaaaaacaatattttgcaaACTTTGGAAAGATATAATTTTTTGAAGAAGAAGAGGAAAAAGCTAAATATGTGTCCAACATTTAAGGTAGAAATAACAAAATGATGcatattatacataattttatgtcAAGATTACCCAAATAattgttgtatatttcatttCAGAATTCAATAAATCACAGTTATCATATTGATTACATGTTTGGAATGCTAAACATATCATTACAGGctgcttgaaattaaaacaaatatatataaataaaataaaactaaatcacccgtatgtgtttcttttttataaattcattttgcaatttgaacaaattttttaacTCTACCTCTATCAGAAGTTAAAACATCAAtgatttttttgataaatcagaTTGTAATGAGATAACTGTTTACATAGAATTTAATGTTTATTATACTGTTAATGTAGCTCATTTTATACTATACACTTGCAACTGATCACCCAGGCAGCCAATATGGACGTCATCATGATAATCACTGTAGCATATAGACCATGGGTCAGATAGACCATCTATCATTTTCTGCCCTTGCTTCAAGTCTCCTGATATATGCTGAATGGTGCCATTATTCCAGCTACACACCAGCAATGATACATCATTTAACATCAACATTCCCTGTGGCCCTTTAAGTTTCTCGTGTTTGTATACAGCTGATACATCACCTTGTAATGTTATACTGACTACACATTGGCTACCATAGTCACTGATATAGATATGTCTGGAATCCTCACTTACCACAATATACTGTGGGttaataaatatgtcattatttagGGAGATTGTGTTCTGGACATTACCTTGTGTATCCAATACCAGTACGCTGTAAGGGCTCTGGCAAACAGCATAGAGATAATCCTGATGATAAGTTATACCCATACAGTCGCCTTTAACTGGAATCTTCTTGACTTCTGACAACTGACCGGATATTGACATTAAATATATCGCTCTCTTATTTGGAATTGTTATTGCAATATGATTCCGAGGCATTACGGCAATGTCCCAGCACCAGTTTGTTAGAGGACAAGACAGCACATCCTGTGATATAGCAGTCATACTTATCTGACTTTGTtcttatatttatcaatcctttatGTGTTAAggtatatttttctttgtatattttctCCACCGCTGGAACGACCAGACTAGAAGAGAGATTCAACTTCCCAAATGTGTCGCGTTTAGACAACATGTTTTCAAGATCAGCATTTCGTTCAAATGGGTATTGCATATCTGACTTTGCTAAATGTTCATCTGCCTTCTTTACTGCATCTGaatttattttgcattcagcTCGTTTTATGTTGATGTTAAGTTGCCCGTTCTGCCATGCACTTCTGTAAGCTTGTAGACCTGATTGCAAATTCTTGATTTCAGTAGAAATTCTGGCACATTCATCAACTACcttctgaattatttttttatcgTTGGCCTTCTTTTTGTCAACATCTTTTTGAATATCTTGCTGTAGTTGATCTAGGCGCTCATGAAGTTGAGGATTTCCTTGATAATACCAGCATGGCATTTATCTATCTCTTTATCTCTCACTTCAGCTTTCTTCAAAAGcttctttcatttttcttttaatttcttcatGATATCCATATATTCCTCGCTGTCCCCTATATCTGAACATCTGTCAGGTATATAGTCAATGTTACATGTCCTGTGATCCAACATGACGCAGTCATTACAGCCAAGCGATTTGTGTGTTGGACAGAAGaattttattatttcctttttatgCACAGAACATTTTTCTGTGCATTCATCGGAATCTTTACTGGTAGTGGCAGTTTTAGACAATTTCCTAGTGTAACACgattaaggggagataattcaaattaCTTTTGCATATAATTTTGTATAAGTTGTTTCCCAGTTATGTTATATCTGCTATGATTACTTACATGTTTAAGAGCTTACTAGTAGGactaaaataacatttattaagaAATATCCGCGAATTGTATGCATTAAAAAAGTATAACATACTATCTCTAAAATTTCAGTGATGTATTAAGGTTTGATACAATTTTACGTACGTCTAGTGATATTACTTTTTTGTAATTTCAGGTCCTACAATGGCTAATGTAACAGATATCGAAGAAATTGTGGGCGTGGACAAGTTTCGTCAAAACACGAGGCAAAGATTTTCAGAAACTCAGAAATTTGACGACGAAGTTAATATGGACGTCAACTGGTCACGTGTCCGATTCAACCTGTCACTTCCGGAATACTCGGACAAAAGTATGGTTGATCAACAGAATTCCAAGATAGTTTTCACATCTACGTTTGAAAACAATATCGATTCCGAACAGGAACACTCGTTCACGACTGAACGATCGACGGCGTGTATTACAACTACGTCGATTTCCAAAGGTTACACACAAGGCTTTAACCTTGAGTTAAAACTTGGGCTTCCAGATGAAGTTGCTAGTGCCGCGGCAGGATTTGGACCGGGGACCACGGTGAAAAGTACTGACGAAACAACCAAAAAGCAGACGATAATTTGGGCAGTTGACAGTAACATTAAAGTTCCGCCCAAACACAAAACTGCAAGAATGGTCGTAAAAGAGAAAGAATTTCATGGAACGTTTAAACTGAATGTCAGAGTACGCGGTATGGTAATTGTAATATTCACAAATCTACGCGATAACAACAGTTACATACGCACATCCGAAGGCGACATTTCGCAAATTCTGAGCGACGCTAAAGGATATACAGGGTACAAAATTGAAGGCAAAACTGCTATATTTGACGTTCAAGGGAGTACACAGTTTAGATTTGGCGTAGAGCAAATGGTTAAAATAGACGAAGAGCCTCTGTGATTTCCAGACTGTATTTCGCGCCATATGAACTGCTACTTAGAGGACCATAAAATGTGATCTTTAAGTTATGAAGCTTTAGTGCCTATGaatctttttttacaaattacatCGGAAACGTTTGTAAAAGAACAACCAGAATTGTGGAGTGAAACTGCAATCATCTGCATGCGATTTCAATAACTAAAAACACGTCAACCCAAAAGCGACAAAATGAGAAACTGGCTGATTCGAATGAAATGTGTTTTAAATCTTAATTTCTTGCTGGAAATGGAGAAGAgtttattatattcattttttgtatcagtacaaaaatatttccatttatcTATGTTGAACTTACTTTTAAGAGTACTGTTCTGGAAAACAGCTTCATCAAAACAAAATACGACATATATAGATATCCCACGAACTTAAATTCTTATCACATTTAAAACACTGGTCATTGTACCTCTTTCTCATATGAAGTTACAGCAAGTTCATGACTGCCTTTCTCATTATAAGTTTCTCATTATAAGTTATTATGAGAAAGGAAGTCCTGAACCTGCTATAATTATTTCAAGTAACACCCATTTTCACCTTAGGTAAAAGTTGGTTCATGACATCCGGCCTTTCCATCATAAGAAACTGTTGGGTTTCAACGCAAATTCTCATCCGTGACAATACCAGTTAAGACATTGCATCCTTTCTCATCGTGAATAAGTTTAGTCATAAGTAACATTTGGGTCATTGCACTCTTTTCCGTCATAAGTAACAGTAGGATCATTGCACTCTTTTCCGTCATAAGTAACAGTACGGTCATTGCACTCTTTTCCGTCATAAGTAACAGTTGGGTCATTGCGCTCTTTTCCGTAATAAGTAACAGTAGGGTCATTGCACTCTTTTCCGTCATAAGTAACAGTTGGGCCATTGCGTTCTTTTCCATCATAAGTAACAGTTGGGCCATGGCGTTCTTTTCCATCATAAGTAACAGTTGGGCCATTGtgttacacacacacacacaaacttgcacacaggacaaaacgaacaaaggaacaccaTGTGGCATCGCTTTGGaatgtcagtggcaaaaacaccactggggagcttaaaccggtttatggtgcgcacccaacctcactcttaatcCCCACCATGTTCTAGAGATAAGGGATAGTGTAAAACAAGGTAATCCCcttcaggtgaatctctaacaaacgtaatggaaacaaaaaggcatgacgtaaaacacaaaaatgctcgtgtataaatatataagaagCCAACCTTACGAAGCAGAaatgtatgtactcaatgccttttcagaagacgaGCAACAAGAGAACACCCTTAAAGgaccgacgaaacaggccagaagacagacaTCAAAACAATTCAATCCtcgtaggatttaaaaactgcttatcaaagagtcctccccctcttccgtcagacacaatcaaagagtgAAGCGAGGTGTCCAAATGTAAACGGATTGAACAACACCtttcaactgtatttatttcagtttgattaaTTTCATGTATATAACATCAGTCTTAGTGGTTTTTGATCCAGTTGATATTATTTGCAGGTTAAAATCGTATTTTCTGTAGAGTTACTATTTATTACATCAAAACTGCAAAGAAGTCCATCGTACTATGAGTTATCTGTTATCcgataaaaatataacatttaattgtaATGTAAGCTACCTTGGTATTTTTTGCAACTTTTTCAACCTGCTTCAGTCTTGTAATTAAatctattttatatcaaaatacaaatttaagTTTAGAATTTCAGTTGTTGAACTTCAAAATctgaatgtaaattgtaaaatttcaaaactaaaaatgTGCTGGAAATACTGGATAAattagtttgaaattatttttaatgtttttgtacatttatgTCTCAAATCGTTtatcatctaaaatttgaaaattactgaAAACACATTCAAAGCATCACAGATCAGTTAATCTATTTGCTTCGTGTATCTTGTGACTAAACAAAAACTAAATAATTCGTAGTGATATGGATTAGACTTAGTCGAAAATATCGGAGATACTTAAAATGATTTCAGGACTGTTAGTCATAAAGTATAAttgctacagctttcaaacttaaaatgacaGAATGCTACAACAGAAAGATTCCTATCGATATTGGGGTCAGTGATTCAAAGTTCAATGTCTCATATTTTTATTGGGGAGGCTtggttggtgggggggggggggggggggggggggggtggaggggggcATGTCTCTATAACAATAATTACTGCTCTATTTTACTGCGACCCtacataatgataatattaaatacAATCATTAAGACAATGATAACAACAGCGACAACTATTGAAACTCGGACAAATATTACAGTCTTCTCCCATAATGTTACATATAATCTTTCATAAAATTCATCAGATGTTTCacgacttttttcttttttgtacatcaCTAGCCTTTGTTTCCCGACTGGTTTCAGCTCCAGCTTTCTGTAAATTAAATCTAATTTATTTGTAGAATTTTGCATTCTTCTCAAATGTTCTATTAATCTTTCTAGTATTTTCCCTGATTCTCCGTTGGTAATCCGGCGATGGTGGAATGTCAGTGTCGGGTAAAAAACTTCACGTTTATAACGCAGTAAGTTTTCAAGCAGTGATAACACAGGTACCTTTTTCTTCCGAGTCTGTGTTTCTACATTCATAATGATGTATATTCATAGCTGTTTTAATCATGTACGAGGAGAATCCTTCACCTGGTATTTTCTCGCGCATAATCTCTGCGTGCCCATGTCCTCCTATTAAAAACTTAAGGAGTTTGTATACCGTGACATGTTTTAAAGACAATGTATGTTTCATAAAATGTACTTCTGTCTCTGTAAAAGATACTATAAGTCTGTTATCATAGTTAACTCTAAGGTAACTTCCCGTTTTTACTATCTCCTTTCTAAATGGCTCCAGACTGCACATTTTCTTAACTGAATCGCATAGTTCAGCGTCAGTTATTTTAAACGCTGTAACGATATCTACATGCAAACAGGTGTCCTTACACTtatttttctgatatataaaCATCAGCTTCGATACCGGACCCTGGTATTTAacaaatttcttgaaataaatcgTCCGGGAtgcattt
This Mercenaria mercenaria strain notata chromosome 17, MADL_Memer_1, whole genome shotgun sequence DNA region includes the following protein-coding sequences:
- the LOC123536796 gene encoding uncharacterized protein LOC123536796 encodes the protein MANVTDIEEIVGVDKFRQNTRQRFSETQKFDDEVNMDVNWSRVRFNLSLPEYSDKSMVDQQNSKIVFTSTFENNIDSEQEHSFTTERSTACITTTSISKGYTQGFNLELKLGLPDEVASAAAGFGPGTTVKSTDETTKKQTIIWAVDSNIKVPPKHKTARMVVKEKEFHGTFKLNVRVRGMVIVIFTNLRDNNSYIRTSEGDISQILSDAKGYTGYKIEGKTAIFDVQGSTQFRFGVEQMVKIDEEPL